A window from Halomicrobium urmianum encodes these proteins:
- a CDS encoding MFS transporter: MTRWRTLVLATIGFNFSFLIWFSFAPFTGPMAAEFGLSLSEIGILASAAIWLAPFGRILTGWLSDKFGAPAVFAIVLTYVGVFSMASAFAQDYAVFFVERLIVATAGITFVIGIQHVSEWFEEDNLGLAEGIYAGVGNAGAAGGALILPRVFGPDWSGPLFESNWRAAFFYTGAVSILLAVVYYALGEAARSKEKRRATKESASFRGWLYTATRYGTVVLALAYVMSFGLELSMNGWLATYYREGFATDDLVLASTFAATFSVAAGLLRPIGGYVSDYVARTETDIVPLFPGRYREQWTFVTLCFVVVSMFGMTLAGLSGRVLLAVAAGFVVGTACAMAEGSIFAQVPAMFPDSSGAVAGVVGGVGTVGGIVFPLIYAAPLLPNLHTGYSVVAVLMLPIVALTAWVFWPHVAERATDDGWIVDGGNPETPTGGD, from the coding sequence ATGACCAGGTGGCGGACGCTCGTACTGGCGACGATCGGGTTCAACTTCTCGTTCCTGATCTGGTTCTCCTTCGCCCCCTTCACGGGGCCGATGGCGGCGGAGTTCGGCCTGTCGCTGTCGGAGATCGGGATCCTGGCCAGCGCGGCCATCTGGCTGGCGCCGTTCGGTCGGATCCTGACCGGCTGGCTGTCGGATAAGTTCGGCGCGCCGGCAGTGTTCGCCATCGTGCTGACGTACGTCGGGGTGTTCTCGATGGCGTCGGCGTTCGCGCAGGACTACGCCGTGTTCTTCGTCGAGCGCCTGATCGTGGCGACGGCCGGCATCACGTTCGTCATCGGCATCCAGCACGTCTCGGAGTGGTTCGAGGAGGACAACCTCGGGCTGGCCGAGGGGATCTACGCCGGGGTCGGTAACGCGGGCGCCGCGGGGGGCGCGCTGATCCTGCCGCGCGTCTTCGGCCCCGACTGGAGCGGCCCCCTCTTCGAGTCGAACTGGCGGGCGGCGTTCTTCTACACTGGGGCCGTCTCGATCCTGCTGGCGGTCGTCTACTACGCGCTCGGCGAGGCGGCCCGGAGCAAGGAGAAGCGCCGGGCCACGAAGGAGAGCGCGAGCTTCAGGGGCTGGCTCTACACCGCCACCCGCTACGGCACGGTCGTGCTCGCGCTGGCGTACGTGATGAGCTTCGGGTTGGAGCTGTCGATGAACGGCTGGCTGGCGACCTACTACCGCGAGGGCTTCGCGACGGACGACCTCGTGCTGGCGAGCACGTTCGCGGCCACCTTCTCCGTAGCGGCGGGCCTGCTGCGACCCATCGGCGGCTATGTCAGCGACTACGTCGCCCGGACGGAGACGGATATCGTCCCGCTCTTCCCCGGTCGCTATCGCGAACAGTGGACGTTCGTCACGCTTTGCTTCGTCGTCGTCTCGATGTTCGGCATGACGCTGGCTGGCCTGTCCGGCCGCGTCCTGCTGGCCGTGGCCGCCGGCTTCGTCGTCGGGACGGCCTGCGCCATGGCCGAGGGGTCGATCTTCGCGCAGGTGCCCGCCATGTTCCCGGACAGCTCCGGCGCGGTGGCCGGCGTCGTCGGCGGCGTCGGCACGGTCGGCGGCATCGTCTTCCCGCTGATCTACGCCGCGCCGCTGCTGCCGAACCTCCACACGGGCTACTCCGTGGTCGCGGTGCTGATGCTCCCCATCGTCGCCCTGACCGCGTGGGTGTTCTGGCCCCACGTCGCCGAGCGCGCGACCGACGACGGCTGGATCGTCGACGGCGGCAACCCCGAGACCCCCACCGGCGGCGACTAG
- the nasA gene encoding assimilatory nitrate reductase NasA has product MSDWVPTTCMRCAVGCGHLHRSADLGAGIDVVRGDDAHPVNQGLACERGIEESQDPEGPWLTRPQVRRNGELVPTTWGVALSEAVTGLRRAQEAGEVGILGSGQQTNEAAYALGKLARGGFGTRYYDANTTLCMASAVTAYYRAFGSDAPPCTYDDIPAAESHVIWGANPAAAHPVMFRWIRQAADEDGVDMVVVDPVETETAAQADVHVAPDAGTDLALARAVLARLVESDRIDREFVDEATEGFADLLDVLPDSESVAAEAGVSVAAVDRLATAFDRKALCYWGMGVNQHVQGTDLSRALIDLCLATGNLRPGSGPFSLTGQANSMGTRVCSSKGTWPGQRDFEAPDERRVVADEWGVPVERLPDDAGPGPVGLVDAVGEEVQAVWTVATNPVAGMPDAGPVEEALEDTFLVAQDAFETETTELADVVLPAATWGESAGTTTNMERTVSRVRPATDVPSGVRTDLRIVATIGAKLFPELFPDPDPSPEALFDEFAGLTAGTVADVSGITYDRLDEEKAVRWPAPDEESHGGYRYYEGPGGGEVDDPDESWSFPTATGRARFSTGRQGDLPEPTDETYPLTLTTARESDGYNTGVRSRAVENPDPVVARVNPETVDDADSVEDGETVIESRRGTVRAAVDPDPAVPEGLVWLPIHHPDTNRLTVDALDPQSKEPNFKQCAVRLVAPEAREAEASGVVTADD; this is encoded by the coding sequence GTGAGCGACTGGGTGCCGACGACGTGCATGCGGTGCGCCGTCGGTTGCGGGCACCTGCATCGGAGTGCGGACCTGGGGGCGGGCATCGACGTGGTGCGCGGGGACGACGCCCATCCGGTCAACCAGGGACTGGCCTGCGAGCGTGGGATCGAGGAGAGTCAGGACCCGGAGGGGCCATGGCTGACACGGCCGCAGGTCCGGCGCAACGGCGAACTGGTGCCGACGACGTGGGGCGTCGCGCTCTCCGAGGCCGTCACTGGCCTCCGGCGCGCGCAGGAGGCGGGCGAGGTCGGGATCCTGGGGAGCGGCCAGCAGACCAACGAGGCCGCCTACGCACTCGGGAAACTCGCCCGCGGCGGGTTCGGCACGCGGTACTACGACGCCAACACCACGCTGTGCATGGCCAGCGCCGTGACGGCCTACTATCGGGCGTTCGGTAGCGACGCGCCGCCGTGCACGTACGACGACATCCCGGCGGCCGAGAGCCACGTGATCTGGGGCGCGAACCCGGCGGCCGCCCACCCCGTGATGTTCCGGTGGATTCGGCAGGCGGCGGACGAGGACGGCGTCGACATGGTCGTGGTCGACCCCGTCGAGACCGAGACGGCGGCGCAGGCCGACGTCCACGTCGCGCCCGACGCCGGGACGGACCTCGCGCTCGCGCGGGCGGTGCTGGCCCGCCTCGTCGAGTCCGACCGGATCGACCGCGAGTTCGTCGACGAGGCCACGGAGGGCTTCGCTGACCTGCTGGACGTGCTGCCCGACAGCGAGTCCGTGGCCGCCGAGGCGGGCGTCTCCGTCGCGGCGGTGGATCGCCTGGCGACCGCCTTCGACCGCAAGGCGCTGTGTTACTGGGGCATGGGCGTCAACCAGCACGTCCAGGGGACCGACCTCTCCCGCGCCCTGATCGACCTCTGCCTGGCGACGGGCAACCTCCGGCCCGGCAGCGGCCCCTTCTCGCTGACTGGCCAGGCCAACTCCATGGGGACGCGCGTCTGCTCGTCGAAGGGCACCTGGCCCGGCCAGCGCGACTTCGAGGCCCCCGACGAGCGCCGCGTCGTCGCCGACGAGTGGGGCGTCCCCGTCGAGCGCCTGCCCGACGACGCCGGCCCCGGCCCCGTCGGACTGGTCGACGCGGTCGGTGAGGAGGTCCAGGCCGTCTGGACGGTCGCGACGAACCCCGTCGCCGGGATGCCCGACGCCGGCCCGGTCGAAGAGGCGCTGGAGGATACCTTCCTCGTCGCCCAGGACGCCTTCGAGACGGAGACGACTGAGCTAGCCGACGTCGTGCTACCCGCGGCCACGTGGGGCGAGTCGGCCGGGACGACGACGAACATGGAGCGGACCGTCTCCCGTGTCCGGCCCGCGACCGACGTCCCCAGCGGCGTCCGGACGGACCTGCGGATCGTCGCCACGATCGGGGCCAAGCTGTTCCCGGAGCTGTTCCCGGACCCGGACCCCTCCCCTGAGGCGCTGTTCGACGAGTTCGCCGGGCTCACGGCGGGCACCGTCGCCGACGTGTCCGGCATCACTTACGACCGGCTCGACGAGGAGAAGGCGGTGCGCTGGCCGGCTCCCGACGAGGAGAGCCACGGCGGCTACCGCTACTACGAGGGCCCAGGGGGCGGCGAGGTTGACGACCCAGACGAGTCCTGGTCGTTCCCGACGGCCACGGGCCGCGCGCGCTTCTCCACCGGCCGCCAGGGTGACCTGCCGGAACCGACCGACGAGACGTACCCGCTCACGCTGACGACCGCCCGGGAGTCCGACGGGTACAACACGGGCGTCCGCTCGCGTGCGGTCGAGAACCCCGATCCGGTCGTCGCCCGGGTGAACCCCGAGACGGTCGACGACGCCGACTCCGTCGAGGACGGCGAGACGGTGATCGAGTCCCGCCGCGGGACCGTCCGGGCTGCGGTCGACCCCGACCCAGCCGTCCCCGAGGGGCTCGTCTGGCTGCCCATCCACCACCCCGACACGAACCGGCTGACCGTCGACGCGCTGGACCCCCAGTCCAAGGAGCCGAACTTCAAGCAGTGCGCCGTCCGGCTGGTCGCTCCAGAAGCCCGTGAGGCCGAGGCGTCTGGGGTCGTGACCGCCGACGACTGA
- a CDS encoding molybdopterin synthase has translation MYVLGIAGHSDAGKTTLVERLAARLDERGAVATVKRLTHEPDLDTEGKDTARHRAAGAAVTYGITDDAGWFATGESRTLDETLADLAPDYDYALVEGYSGADIPTVALAGADHEGERIAAAERGADADLDEIVSALHDREPYETLGSLVARVKESADADLAGAIATFTGRVRERDGSDDDPTEFLEFEKYDGVAEQRLEAIRADLLDRDGVHEAALHHRTGVVEAGEDIVFVVILAGHRGEAFAAVEDGIDRLKEEVPLFKKEVTVEDEFWAHDRP, from the coding sequence GTGTACGTCCTCGGCATCGCCGGCCACTCCGACGCCGGCAAGACCACGCTGGTCGAGCGCCTGGCCGCCCGCCTCGACGAGCGCGGCGCGGTCGCGACGGTCAAGCGCCTCACCCACGAACCCGACCTCGACACGGAGGGCAAGGACACCGCGCGCCACCGCGCCGCCGGAGCAGCGGTCACCTACGGCATCACAGACGACGCGGGCTGGTTCGCGACGGGCGAGTCCCGGACGCTGGACGAGACGCTCGCCGACCTCGCGCCCGACTACGACTACGCGCTCGTGGAGGGCTATTCCGGCGCGGACATCCCGACCGTCGCGCTCGCCGGGGCCGACCACGAGGGAGAGCGGATCGCAGCGGCCGAACGCGGCGCGGACGCGGACCTCGACGAGATCGTCAGTGCCCTCCACGACCGCGAGCCCTACGAGACGCTCGGCTCGCTCGTGGCTCGCGTGAAGGAGTCGGCCGACGCTGACCTGGCGGGCGCCATCGCCACCTTCACCGGGCGCGTGCGAGAGCGCGACGGTTCCGACGACGACCCCACCGAGTTCCTGGAGTTCGAGAAGTACGACGGCGTCGCCGAGCAGCGCCTCGAGGCCATCCGCGCGGACCTGCTCGACCGCGACGGCGTCCACGAGGCCGCGCTCCACCACCGCACCGGCGTCGTCGAGGCCGGCGAGGACATCGTCTTCGTCGTGATCCTCGCCGGCCACCGCGGCGAGGCCTTCGCGGCGGTCGAGGACGGGATCGACCGCCTGAAGGAGGAGGTCCCGCTGTTCAAGAAGGAGGTCACCGTCGAGGACGAGTTCTGGGCCCACGACCGGCCCTAG
- the moaC gene encoding cyclic pyranopterin monophosphate synthase MoaC — translation MDEFSHVDDDRVQMVDVGDKATVDRRAVATGRMAVQPETADAVEREDVPKGDVLATARVAAVQAVKRTWDDIPMCHQIPVDGVTVEFEVGDEYVESTVEVTSTGKTGVEMEALNGVTRALLTVWDMVKSAEKDGDGQYPEAAIEDVRVVEKVKEDA, via the coding sequence ATGGACGAGTTCAGTCACGTCGACGACGACCGGGTGCAGATGGTCGACGTCGGCGACAAGGCGACCGTGGATCGGCGGGCGGTGGCGACCGGGCGGATGGCCGTCCAGCCGGAGACGGCGGACGCCGTCGAGCGCGAGGACGTGCCGAAGGGCGACGTGCTCGCGACGGCCCGTGTCGCGGCCGTCCAGGCGGTCAAACGGACCTGGGACGACATTCCGATGTGCCACCAGATTCCCGTCGACGGCGTCACCGTCGAGTTCGAGGTGGGCGACGAGTACGTCGAGAGCACCGTCGAGGTGACCTCCACGGGGAAGACCGGCGTCGAGATGGAGGCACTCAACGGGGTCACCCGCGCCCTGCTGACGGTGTGGGACATGGTCAAGTCCGCCGAGAAGGACGGCGATGGCCAGTACCCCGAGGCCGCCATCGAGGACGTCCGCGTCGTTGAGAAGGTCAAGGAGGACGCCTGA
- a CDS encoding molybdopterin molybdotransferase MoeA: protein MSEFTDYAPVADAQAAVRDLVDPVTETERLPLAAADGRVLAEEVAAPRAVPHYERAAMDGYAVRAEDVVDASDRSPVRLSVGDEVGAGRAVRVDTGEPVPEGADSVLVVEATERVEGELTAFESVAPGENVAPVGEDVEAGTTLFEAGHRLRPADLGLLKAVGAAHAAVYRRPEVVLIPTGEEIVESDPDPGQVIATNGLTVSRYVERWGGDAAVADIVPDEDDELEGALSDAVAEADVVATLGGTAVGERDRVPGVIGDLGEVSFHGVGLRPGHPVGAAEVDGTPVLMLPGYPVGCLVGAMALLRPAVAAAGRLPETNPPTTEAELTRKIASEPGMRTYARVSLDGGEGSDASRSSSERRSDGDTATPTRSRGSGVLSSVTEADGWVVVPESVEGVPAGETVPVEHWDGWPQAEYGGEDP from the coding sequence ATGAGCGAGTTCACCGACTACGCGCCGGTCGCGGACGCGCAGGCGGCGGTCCGCGACCTCGTCGATCCGGTGACGGAGACCGAGCGACTGCCCCTCGCAGCGGCGGACGGGCGCGTGCTCGCGGAGGAGGTCGCGGCTCCGCGGGCCGTCCCGCACTACGAGCGGGCAGCGATGGACGGCTACGCGGTCCGGGCCGAGGACGTCGTCGACGCGAGCGACCGCTCGCCGGTCCGCCTCTCGGTCGGCGACGAGGTGGGAGCGGGCCGCGCCGTCCGCGTCGACACCGGCGAGCCGGTCCCCGAGGGAGCCGATAGCGTGCTGGTCGTCGAGGCGACCGAGCGCGTCGAGGGCGAACTGACGGCTTTCGAGTCCGTCGCGCCCGGCGAGAACGTCGCGCCCGTCGGCGAGGACGTCGAGGCCGGGACGACGCTGTTCGAGGCCGGCCACCGCCTCCGGCCCGCCGACCTCGGCCTGCTGAAGGCCGTCGGAGCGGCCCATGCGGCCGTCTACCGCCGGCCCGAGGTGGTCCTGATACCGACCGGCGAGGAGATCGTCGAGTCCGATCCCGACCCCGGCCAGGTGATCGCGACGAACGGGCTGACCGTGAGCCGCTACGTCGAGCGCTGGGGCGGGGACGCCGCCGTCGCGGACATCGTGCCCGACGAGGACGACGAGCTCGAAGGAGCCCTCTCGGACGCCGTCGCGGAGGCGGACGTCGTCGCGACGCTCGGCGGCACCGCCGTCGGCGAGCGCGACCGCGTCCCCGGCGTCATCGGGGACCTCGGCGAGGTCAGTTTCCACGGCGTCGGCCTGCGGCCCGGCCACCCCGTCGGCGCCGCCGAGGTCGACGGGACGCCGGTGCTCATGCTCCCGGGCTACCCCGTCGGCTGCCTCGTCGGCGCGATGGCCCTGCTGCGGCCCGCCGTGGCCGCGGCCGGCCGCCTGCCCGAGACGAATCCACCGACCACGGAGGCCGAGCTGACCCGGAAGATCGCCAGCGAGCCCGGGATGCGGACCTACGCTCGCGTCTCCCTCGACGGCGGTGAGGGGAGCGACGCGAGCCGGTCCTCGTCGGAACGCCGTTCCGACGGCGACACTGCGACCCCGACGCGGTCCCGCGGCTCGGGCGTTCTCTCCAGCGTCACCGAGGCCGACGGCTGGGTCGTCGTCCCCGAGTCCGTGGAGGGGGTTCCGGCCGGCGAGACGGTTCCCGTGGAACACTGGGACGGCTGGCCGCAGGCGGAGTACGGAGGTGAGGATCCGTGA
- a CDS encoding molybdopterin biosynthesis protein has translation MSDRTEFLDLTDPDVAKEAIADFNLAGEPDTVPLSEADGRVLAERVDASMDVPGFDRASMDGYAVRSRDTVGAGEADPVTLDVVGAVHAGEEPDTAVEAGTAVEVSTGAVMPPGADAVVKVERTERRGDAVDVRTAATPGENAMPAGDDVAAGERAFGPGTVLTSREVGLLAALGREAVPVRPRPRVAVVSTGEELVAPGEELNPDAGQIYDVNGRAIAAAVRDAGGEPVVAPQVPDDRDALVAALAEYAETCDLVLTSGSTSAGAVDVLGDVVADLGEVHHHGVAIKPGKPTLIGRVDGTPYVGLPGYPVSAQSVFRAFVAPAIRDAAGRPPLETPERAATMGTRLRYDEGRDRLLPVGLVTDGDGNALAYPVDKGSGATTSLAHADGVIEVAAETVLLEAGDAVDVRLFGTEVRPPRLLGVGEDDPTLWRLLDAVDRTRYLSVGSAEGARRLDGGVPDVAVVTGDDPPAGERLGGWTREWGLVVAPDAGVDSLVDLVDGDATLVNRSASGLRDALDDAVGALADERGETRAAITDAIAGYDRVTRGHEGPARRVAGGDADAGLGLRSTAERLDLAFVSLGDQPVHVVASADRVEKRGVRDLAGALERAPETVATLPGVSWNE, from the coding sequence GTGAGCGACCGCACCGAGTTCCTCGACCTGACCGACCCCGACGTGGCGAAGGAAGCCATCGCCGACTTCAACCTCGCCGGCGAGCCGGACACGGTCCCGCTATCGGAGGCGGACGGCCGCGTCCTGGCCGAGCGGGTCGACGCGTCGATGGACGTCCCCGGGTTCGACCGGGCGAGCATGGACGGCTACGCCGTCAGGTCCCGGGACACCGTCGGGGCGGGTGAGGCGGACCCGGTGACCCTCGACGTCGTCGGCGCCGTCCACGCCGGCGAGGAACCGGACACCGCGGTCGAGGCGGGAACCGCCGTCGAGGTGTCGACGGGCGCGGTCATGCCGCCCGGCGCGGATGCGGTGGTGAAGGTCGAGCGCACGGAGCGGCGCGGCGACGCGGTCGACGTCCGGACCGCCGCCACGCCGGGCGAGAACGCCATGCCCGCGGGCGACGACGTGGCCGCGGGCGAGCGGGCCTTCGGCCCCGGGACGGTGCTGACCTCCCGGGAGGTCGGCCTGCTGGCGGCGCTCGGTCGGGAGGCAGTGCCAGTCCGCCCGCGGCCGCGCGTGGCGGTCGTCTCCACGGGCGAGGAGCTGGTCGCGCCCGGCGAGGAGCTGAACCCCGATGCCGGCCAGATCTACGACGTCAACGGCCGGGCCATCGCGGCGGCGGTCCGGGACGCGGGCGGCGAGCCCGTCGTCGCGCCGCAGGTCCCCGACGACCGGGACGCACTGGTCGCGGCGCTGGCGGAGTACGCCGAGACGTGCGACCTGGTGCTCACGTCGGGGTCGACCAGCGCCGGCGCGGTGGACGTCCTCGGCGACGTCGTGGCCGACCTGGGCGAGGTCCACCACCACGGCGTCGCGATCAAGCCCGGCAAGCCGACGCTGATCGGGCGCGTCGACGGGACGCCGTACGTCGGCCTCCCGGGCTATCCCGTCTCCGCGCAGTCGGTCTTCCGGGCGTTCGTCGCGCCGGCGATCCGGGACGCGGCGGGCCGCCCGCCGCTGGAGACCCCCGAGCGCGCGGCGACGATGGGCACCCGCCTGCGCTACGACGAGGGCCGGGACCGCCTGCTGCCGGTCGGCCTCGTGACCGACGGCGACGGGAACGCGCTGGCCTACCCCGTCGACAAGGGCAGCGGCGCGACGACGAGCCTCGCCCACGCCGACGGCGTGATCGAGGTGGCCGCTGAGACGGTCCTGCTGGAGGCCGGCGACGCCGTCGACGTCCGGCTGTTCGGGACCGAGGTCCGCCCGCCGCGCCTGCTCGGCGTCGGCGAGGACGACCCGACGCTGTGGCGCCTGCTGGACGCCGTCGACCGGACGCGTTACCTCTCGGTCGGCAGCGCCGAGGGCGCCCGCCGCCTCGACGGGGGCGTCCCCGACGTCGCCGTCGTCACCGGCGACGACCCGCCCGCAGGCGAGCGACTCGGCGGGTGGACCCGCGAGTGGGGGCTCGTCGTGGCTCCGGACGCCGGCGTGGACTCGCTGGTCGACCTCGTGGACGGCGACGCGACGCTCGTCAATCGCTCGGCGTCGGGGCTGCGGGACGCGCTGGACGACGCCGTCGGTGCCCTCGCGGACGAGCGCGGGGAGACTCGGGCGGCCATCACCGACGCCATCGCGGGCTACGACCGCGTCACGCGCGGCCACGAGGGGCCGGCCAGGCGCGTGGCCGGCGGCGACGCGGACGCGGGGCTCGGCCTGCGCTCGACGGCCGAGCGGCTGGACCTTGCGTTCGTCTCCCTCGGCGACCAGCCGGTCCACGTCGTCGCGAGCGCGGACCGAGTCGAGAAGCGGGGCGTCCGCGACCTGGCGGGCGCGCTGGAGCGAGCGCCCGAGACGGTGGCGACGCTGCCGGGCGTCTCGTGGAACGAATAG
- the moaA gene encoding GTP 3',8-cyclase MoaA, with amino-acid sequence MLVDDFGREVTGVRVSLTDRCNFDCVYCHNEGLGDTRGPMEPRDHEMSADDVVRFLEVAREFDVDAVKFTGGEPMLREDLAEIVRRTPEGIEVSMTTNGTFLPGRAPDLVDAGLERVNVSLDALDPEQFTEVTQSGAFDAVLDGVEAALDAGLDPVKLNMVLMRATANQVPDMVDFVAERPGLRLQLLQYMPELAGNPERAVDIEDVHNWLEERADRVERREMHGRRRYWIGGPDDETGGMVEVVDPVENESFCANCHRVRVTHDGKLKGCLNRTDDLRSMGEMTTAEIRETYRETVANRVPYYGEYMVEEDGEWVVNEEYLDDVDGEDAPGDAPDDAGEADQPGVAD; translated from the coding sequence ATGCTCGTCGACGACTTCGGCCGCGAGGTCACCGGCGTCCGCGTCTCGTTGACCGACCGGTGTAACTTCGACTGCGTCTACTGCCACAACGAGGGCCTGGGCGACACCCGCGGTCCCATGGAGCCGCGAGACCACGAGATGAGCGCCGACGACGTGGTCCGCTTTCTCGAGGTCGCCCGCGAGTTCGACGTCGACGCGGTGAAGTTCACCGGGGGCGAGCCGATGCTCCGCGAGGACCTCGCCGAGATCGTCCGCCGGACGCCGGAGGGGATAGAGGTCTCGATGACGACCAACGGGACCTTCCTGCCGGGTCGCGCCCCCGACCTCGTCGACGCCGGGCTGGAGCGAGTCAACGTCTCGCTGGACGCGCTCGACCCCGAGCAGTTCACCGAGGTGACCCAGAGCGGTGCGTTCGACGCGGTGCTGGACGGCGTTGAGGCCGCCCTCGACGCGGGGCTCGACCCCGTGAAACTCAACATGGTGCTCATGCGCGCGACGGCCAACCAGGTCCCGGACATGGTCGACTTCGTCGCCGAGCGCCCGGGCCTGCGCCTCCAGTTGCTCCAGTACATGCCCGAACTCGCCGGCAACCCCGAGCGGGCGGTCGATATCGAGGACGTCCACAACTGGCTCGAGGAGCGCGCCGACCGCGTCGAGCGGCGAGAGATGCACGGCCGCCGGCGCTACTGGATCGGCGGCCCCGACGACGAGACAGGGGGGATGGTCGAAGTCGTCGACCCCGTCGAGAACGAGTCCTTCTGCGCCAACTGCCACCGCGTGCGGGTCACCCACGACGGGAAGCTCAAGGGCTGTCTCAACCGCACGGACGACCTCCGATCGATGGGCGAGATGACGACGGCGGAGATCCGGGAGACGTACCGCGAGACCGTCGCAAACCGCGTCCCCTACTACGGCGAGTACATGGTCGAGGAGGACGGCGAGTGGGTGGTCAACGAGGAGTACCTCGACGACGTGGACGGCGAGGACGCGCCGGGCGACGCGCCCGACGACGCCGGCGAGGCCGACCAGCCCGGCGTCGCGGACTGA
- the hemL gene encoding glutamate-1-semialdehyde 2,1-aminomutase, whose product MNHEQSRSLYDRALSVLAGGVNSSVRATQPYPVFVERGDGGHVIDADGNRYVDYVMGYGPLLLGHDVPERVQAAVQQRTAEGPMYGAPTEVEVELAEFVTRHVPSVEMLRFVNSGTEATVSAVRLARATTGRDKIVVMQGGYHGAQESTLVEGEGDHTAPSSPGIPDSFAEHTLTLPFNDEQAARELFEEHGDEIAAVLTEPILGNYGIVHPVEGYHETLRELCDDYGSLLIFDEVITGFRVGGLQCAQGKFGVEPDLTTFAKIVGGGFPVGAVGGRSELIEQFTPAGDVFQSGTFSGHPVSMAAGLETLRFAAENDVYDHVNELGDELRSGLSDIVADQAPEYTVVGTDSMFKVIFTRDSGGARGDEDDHCEAGCRQRPECPRYDACPKNAADVKNAETQRWVRLFRQQMKDQGVLLPANQFESQFVSYAHTEEDIEETLEAYKEAL is encoded by the coding sequence ATGAACCACGAGCAGTCGCGGTCGCTGTACGATCGGGCGCTGTCGGTGCTCGCGGGCGGCGTCAACTCGTCGGTGCGGGCCACGCAGCCGTACCCAGTCTTCGTCGAGCGCGGGGACGGCGGGCACGTCATCGACGCCGACGGCAATCGCTACGTCGACTACGTGATGGGCTACGGACCGCTCCTGCTGGGCCACGACGTGCCCGAGCGGGTCCAGGCGGCCGTCCAGCAGCGGACCGCCGAGGGGCCGATGTACGGCGCGCCCACCGAGGTCGAGGTCGAGCTGGCGGAGTTCGTCACGCGGCACGTCCCCAGCGTGGAGATGCTCCGGTTCGTCAACAGCGGCACCGAAGCGACCGTCTCGGCGGTCCGCCTGGCGCGGGCGACCACTGGCCGCGACAAGATCGTGGTCATGCAGGGCGGCTACCACGGCGCTCAGGAGTCGACGCTGGTCGAGGGCGAGGGCGACCACACCGCCCCCTCCAGCCCCGGCATCCCCGACTCCTTCGCCGAGCACACGCTGACGCTGCCGTTCAACGACGAGCAAGCGGCGCGGGAGCTGTTCGAGGAGCACGGCGACGAGATCGCCGCCGTCCTCACCGAGCCGATTCTGGGCAACTACGGCATCGTCCACCCCGTCGAGGGGTACCACGAGACGCTGCGGGAACTGTGCGACGACTACGGCTCGCTGCTGATCTTCGACGAGGTGATCACCGGCTTCCGCGTCGGCGGCCTCCAGTGCGCCCAGGGTAAGTTCGGCGTCGAACCGGACCTGACGACGTTCGCCAAGATCGTCGGCGGCGGCTTCCCCGTCGGCGCCGTCGGCGGCCGCTCGGAGCTGATCGAGCAGTTCACGCCCGCCGGCGACGTCTTCCAGTCGGGCACCTTCTCCGGCCACCCCGTGTCGATGGCCGCCGGCCTGGAGACGCTGCGCTTCGCCGCCGAGAACGACGTCTACGACCACGTCAACGAGCTGGGCGACGAGCTCCGCTCGGGCCTGAGCGACATCGTCGCCGACCAGGCCCCCGAGTACACCGTCGTCGGGACGGACTCGATGTTCAAGGTGATCTTCACCCGCGACTCCGGCGGCGCCCGCGGCGACGAGGACGACCACTGCGAGGCCGGCTGTCGCCAGCGCCCCGAGTGCCCGCGCTACGACGCTTGCCCGAAGAACGCGGCGGACGTCAAAAACGCCGAGACCCAGCGCTGGGTCCGGCTGTTCCGCCAGCAGATGAAAGACCAGGGCGTCCTCCTGCCGGCCAACCAGTTCGAGTCGCAGTTCGTCTCCTACGCCCACACCGAGGAGGACATCGAGGAGACGCTGGAGGCGTACAAGGAGGCGCTGTAG